The nucleotide sequence TCGGCCTGCTGCCCGTGCTGCCCGCCGGGGTGCCGGTTCTCGCGGCTGCCCTCGCCGCGCCGCTGGTGCTCTGGTTCCAGGGCCGCCGGATGGGCCCGGCCGCGGGAGCGGCGGACCCGTCCGGACGAGAGAAGGAGACCCGATGAACGTCTGGATCGCGATCGCCCTGACCGCCGCCGGGTGCTACCTCGTCAAGCTGCTCGGCCTGCTCGTCCCCGCCGGAGCGCTGGAGCGGCCGCTCGTCCAGCGGCTCGCCGCGCTGCTGCCGGTCGCGCTGCTCGCCGCGCTGACGGCGCAGCAGACGTTCGGCGCGGGCGACTCCGTCGTCCTGGACGCCCGGGCCGCCGGCCTCGCCGCGGCCGCCGTCGCGCTCGTCCTGCGAGCCCCGTTCCTGGTGGTCGTCGGCGCCGCCGTCGCCGTCACGGCGGGGGTACGCGCGCTGGGCTGGTGACCACGGGGAACGGGCGGGGCCGGTCGCAGGCCGGGAGTACAGCGAGCGCGGCCGCCGCCTCCCGGCCGTCAGTCGACCGGGCGGCCGTGGGCGCGGAGGGTGCGCAGTGCCTCCACCGTGACGAGCGGGCGGCCCTCCAGGGCCGAACCGGGGGCCCAGGCGCGCCAGCGGATCGGCCAGCCGCCGTCCTCCTCCTGGTCGGCCGCCAGCCGGTCGAGGGAGCGGGCCATCTCCTCCGCCGTGAACCAGCGGGCGGCCAGCGAGTCCGGCACGCGCGCGTAGTCGTGCGGGAAATGGCGTTCCCCCGGCGCGTACCCGTCCGCCACCGGATAGT is from Streptomyces venezuelae ATCC 10712 and encodes:
- a CDS encoding AzlD domain-containing protein, with product MNVWIAIALTAAGCYLVKLLGLLVPAGALERPLVQRLAALLPVALLAALTAQQTFGAGDSVVLDARAAGLAAAAVALVLRAPFLVVVGAAVAVTAGVRALGW